CCCAGGCCGGAACGACGACCTCCGTACCCGCTCGGTTGACGTTGCTGGCGTCCGCCGAATCGGTCGCCGAAGATTTTGCTTCCGGGGTTCCGATCTCCGTGACGCGGAACGGCGATCGCACCACCGCCCTGACCGTGACTCTCTCGGCCTCCGCCGCCGGATTCACAGCGGGCAACGCGGTCCTCGTCGTCACGGATCGCGACCTGCCCGACCTCGCGGTCGCCAGCGTCGCCGGTCCCGCGACGTCTTCGCCGACGACCCGTTCACCGACGTGATCGAGCCGAGCATCCCCTACTCGCTCGGTGTCCTCATCCACAACCGCGGACGCGGCGCGGCGCGCAATGTCCGGATCACATCGGCCCAGCCCAAGATCATCGAGAACTCGAAGGGCCTGCTGATCGATTTCGAGATCCTCGCCACCGAGGTCGCCGGCCAGAACCAGACCCCGTCGCTCACCGCCGATTTTGGCAATGTCGATCCCGGAGCCGTCGCCGTCGGACGCTGGCTGCTTCGCTCGTCCCTGCAAGGTCTCTTCATCGATTACCAGGCCACCTTCGAACACCTCGATGGCCTCGGCGATCCCCGCCTCTCGCTCATCGAAGGCGTCGAAATTCACGAGATGAACCACGTCGTCGAAGCCGGTGGATCCTTCGCCGACGGCAAACTCGACTTCCTCGCCAACGACGTGCCCGACCTCGAAGACCTTCCCGACACGCTCCATCTGAGCGACGGACGCATCGAACCCGTCGCGCTCGCCTCGCCTGCCACTTTCGACGCCCCGCCCGCGCCAGGCCGTCTCGAGGTTCGCTTGACCACCACCATGCCCTCCGGGTGGGGATACCTCCGAACCACCGAGCCTGGTGACGGACGATTCCGGCTCGTCAAGGTCCTCCGCGCCGACGGCACCGTACTGCCGCTCGACCTCGCCGTCTGGACCACGGATCGCACGTTCGTCGGCAATTCCCAGCGCCCGATCCGTCAGAACCTCCTCCATCTCCTCGACTACAACGGGCGCGGATCCTACACGCTCGTCTATCAGATGCCCGCCGCCGCCGACACCCTTGCCCCGGCCAGCCGCGTCGCCGATCTCCCCTCCGAGAGCTTCCCCCAAATCCCCGTTCGCTGGTCCGGCGACGATGCTGGCGGTTCCGGGATTGCTTTCTTCGACGTCCTCGTCTCGACCGACGACGGCCCGTTCGTTCCGTGGTTGAGATCGACGACGCTTCCTGGCGCGCGCTACGAAGGCGCGCCCGGACATCGCTACACCTTCTATAGCGTCGCCACCGACCACGCAGGCCGCCACGGGGACGGCGCTTCGCGGAATGCGGGTCGCGAATCGAACCGCGTTCGTCCAGTATTTCTGGCGCTGTCCCTTTTCCCTTGCCCCCAACTCTTCTCTCGGTGCTTGCAGCAGGAACCAAAATGGTCATTGTAACATTCGACTATGAACCCACCCGCTTCCCTCGGTAGCTCACTGCACCGTGCGGCGTTGAACCCAAGTCACCCATCCCGGTTCAACCTCGCTTTTACCCTCATTGAACTCCTCGTAGTCATTGCAATCATCGCCATCCTGGCAGGCATGCTCTTGCCCGCTTTGGGGCGAGCGAAAGAAAACGGCAAGCGCGCGGCGTGCCTATCGAACTTGCGCCAGTGCGGACTGGCTTTGACCTTGTATGAATCGGATTTCAGGCGCTACCCGCTGCCGTGTTACGAAGCGGGGACGTTTGGCGGTTTCAAAGGCCATCCCGTCACCCAGATGCTGGCCGATACGCGGGGCGCTTATGGCGGACCCGCCTACGACATGCGGGTCGGACTCAAGGACTACATCGGGGATTTTCGCGCGTGGTTTTGCCCATCCCAAGCCCCGCGATTTGATCCGCTGTCCGTGCCGATTCCCGTCAAAAATGGCTACATCTTCGGAGGCTATGTGGGATTCTACGGCAAAGCCTACGGAAAGGGCAGCCAATACTTGCTGCGGACCACGGACGAATGGCTGGACAAAGCCGACCGATCTCGCACCGCTCTCATGGCGGACATTTTTTACATCAACGAAGGCGAAAAGATCACCCGGATCAACCACATCAACATGGGCTTCCGCTCCGGCGCGGAAGTGGCCACCGGGACGGGTCCGGGCTTTTACACTCAGGCGGTGATCGCAGGGACGAAGCCCGACCCGCGCTTTTACGGGGCCACGCTGTTCACGGATGGTTCCGCGTCCGGCGGAAAGCTGGGGCAATTGGAAGAGGTGGACGTGGCGTCACCGGGCGGCAATGAGAAGCATTGGCTGTTCAAGCGGTGAGGCCGGATGTCGGCCACCAGACGCGGAGCAATCCCGCTGCGCGGGACACCATCGCGCCCCAACCGAGTCCCATCGGGACTCCATCATTCAGCCCAGGGTTGGTGGTCCGAGCCAGACTGGCGAGGAGCACCTGCCCTGGGTCATCGTCCCCCAAATGATTCCCAACCCCAACGAGGTTGCATCACCCGCGCCCGCCGCCGCCGCCGCACCATTCAACTCCTTCAGGGTTGATGAGTTCATCGCACCCTCACCCAGCGTAGGCGATGCTTGCCCGTGCGGCTCGCACCGCCAACGCTGCGCTGGATGAATCAATCCCTTGAGCGGAGGTTTACAGCCCGGCCTGAGAGTGATACTCATTTTGCATGATTCAGCCGGAACAATTGGTTGGCGATGAATGGGCCGAGTGGTATCGACTCACTCCCGCGCAACGCTGGCTGGAAAGCGAGAAGCTCTGGCAAACCTACCTCGCGCTGGGAGGTTCACTTGATCCCGAACCCGATACGCAAAGTCCTTTCTTCGATGCGCGCGCAGCGCGTTCGCGCCCTGCTCATGGGCGGGCAGGCGTGCGTGTTCTACGGCGCGGCCGAGTTTAGCCGCGACACCGATTTCGTCATCCTTGCCGACGCTCCGAACCTCGCCCGTCTGCGCAAGGCGCTGGCGGAATTGCAGGCCGAACCCATCGCCGTCCCGCCTTTTGCCCTCAAACATCTCCGGCGCGGTCACGCTATCCATTTCCGCTGCCAGCATCCGCAGGCAACGGGGATGCGGGTGGACCTGATGTCCAAAATGCGCGGTGTAGATTCCTTCGCCAAACTTTGGATGCGCCGCACGACGCTGCGAACTCCCGGCGGCGAGAAATGCGATTTGCTTTCGCTGCCTGACCTGGTACAAGCCAAGAAAACCCAGCGCGACAGGGAATACTGGCTACCGCTCAAGAAAGAATTGGAAAAACTGCGCCACGCGAAATGAACAGGGAATTGTCACCCAAACAACGCGACGCGTTGCTGGCAGCGTTGCAGGGGCGGTTTGACGCGAACCAGGCCCGTCACCCGGGCTTGGCGTGGGCCACGGTGCAGGCAGGGTAATCTGCCCCCGGAGCGCGGCTGTGTCGCAGACCAGCCGCAGCAACGTCCGAGTGGCATAGCGCCTCCGAATCATCCACCCGCGTCGCCAGGTCCTCGTCCGCGCAAACGGCTTGTCTCGCCTTCGTGAAAGCAACCAGCGGAAGCACGAAGAACACGGCGAGGATCACCAAAGCCAACAAGACCACGAACGTTTCCATAATCTCGCGCCTCCTCCGGAAGACGCCCGCCCGCGCAGCGCCTAATCTTCGATCTGCCAATACGAATGAACGATCTTGTTGCGTCGCCACTCCCAAAGCTTGGCAAACGCCAAACGTTCGACGTGCCCGTCCAACAACGTGACATTCGCGCCTTGGCTGTGCACGGTTGGTCGTCCATTGTTAAACGGAGCTTCGGTGGAATACACGCCATCGTGGCTATCCGGCATCCCGTCCTTGTTCACATCCCGATCAAAGCCCCAACTTAGCGGTGTGTAGACGTGAGCCGACACCGATTCCAGGAAGAGCATGGCGTCGGCTGGATGGCGGATGCGGGCCGCCCGGAGCGGTTTCATTTCGTTCCCATAATAAAAGGGTCCCGTCAGCGGGTTGCCAAAAAGTCCATAGTTCACGCCGATCCAACTATTCCAGTTCTTGCGCGGCACGCCCGGAGTCGTCCGCGCGAACGGCGGCGGCCCGACACTCCCGCCCGGGCACTTGCGGATGTCCGCCGCATACGCGTCGCCCTGGCCAGCGACGGTCGCATCGGACGCTTTCGTGATATAGGGTGCCAGTTTTTGGTACCAGTAGGTCGTGGTCGCGGTGGCCGGAAACTGATCGGCAAAAAGCGGGAATCGATCTTCACTGTCATCGACGTAGATCATGGTGGCCAAACCCCATTGCTTTTGATTGGAGAGGCACCGAATCGCCTGGCCTTTGGCCTTGGCCTTGCCCAGCGCGGGCAAGAGCATGCCGGCCAGGATAGCAATGATGGCAATGACCACGAGCAACTCGATGAGGGTGAATCCCCGAGTGCCTATACGAAAAGGAGAGCTTCGGGAGGATGGAAGCGACCGGCGATTCATAAGCCACCAAGCACGCCGAGTCGCGGTTCTGTCAAACTAATTCTCGTTTCCGTAAAGCCGACCTCGCCGCAAATTGGATTCTCGGATTTTTGGCTGCACCCCAGTGATCCGCTGGTGGCGCTCGTTCCCCGTACAACCACCGGCTAATCACTGGCAAACCTCCGGCTTGTTCACGTGTTCACTCCAACGAAATCAGCGAACGAGCAGACTCCAGGTTCCAACCACTACTTGAATCCTCGCTCGCGAGAAAACGCCATTTTGCCAACAACTTCGAGATGCACCTTCATCGATCCGCACACACCCAAGACCCTCAAATCGCAAACCATCAACGGAAAGACCGTTCAGCGCCTTCCTTCGCCACCGGCCGAAGATCTGGTGCTGTTGGTCCAGACTCGATAGCCTCTCCAGCCATGAACCCTGCCGCCTGTTCGCCTCCCGAAACACAAAAGCCGCTGCTTCGTCCGCATTTGCTACGCTCCGAGGCGGTGTCAGATCACGAGGTGAAGGGGCTCAAGCCCAAGGATCGAAGAGGAGAACCACTGAAGAGACGGAGCACACGGATGCGGTGGAACCTGGCACCGGGGACTGGATGCTATCAAGGTTCCGGATGGGACATTCCTTCGTCGTTCGCTTTCCGTGTCTTCAGTGTCTTCCGTGGTTTCGATTTCGGAAATCAGATCAGGTCGAGCGTCCGGAGTTGGCCGCGTGCCCTGGGCCTCGCCTTGCTTCTGCTGCTCGCCCTGGGCAGCCTTCACGCCGCGCCCATCCGTCTCCATCCGGACAATCCGCGTTACTTCCAGTGGCGTGGTAAACCGACGGTCATCATCACCTCGGGCGAGCATTACGGCGCGGTCTTGAACCTCGACTTCGACTTCCGCAAATACCTCGACACGCTGGCGAAGGACAAACTCAATGGCACGCGGCTCTGGGCCGGGGCGTATGCCGAGACCGGCGGCAACTTCGGCATCACCGGCAACACGCTGGATCCCGCCCCCGGCCGCTTCATCAGTCCGTGGGCGCGCAGCGATCAGCCCGGCTATGCGGACGGCGGCAACAAGTTCGATCTCACGCGTTGGGACGGCGCGTTTTTCAAACGACTCAAGGACTTCGTCGGCTATGCCTCCAAGAAGGGCGTCGTGGTCGAGGTGGTTCTGTTTTGTCCGATGTATGAGGAGTCCATGTGGTCGGTGTGCCCGATGAACGCGCGCAACAACATCAACGGCCTCGGCGCCATCTCGCGTCACGAACCGCTCACACTCGACAAGTCCGGCGGCCTGCTCGCCGTGCAAGAGGCGATGGTCCGGAAGTTTGCGGCGGAGTTGCGCGAGTTCGACAATGTCACCTTCGAGATCGTCAACGAACCTTACGCGACCAACCCGCGAGTGCCGGACAACTGGCAGCGCCACATGACGGACGTGCTGACCGCCGCGATGAAGGACTGGCCGCAGCCGTTCCTCATCTCCTGGAACATCGCCAACAACTCGGAGAAGGTCACGAACCCGCACCCCGCCGTGTCGTCATTCAATTTCCACTACGCCACGCCGCCCACGGTGGTGGAGGAGAACTGGGCGTTGAACAAACCCATCGGCGACAACGAGACGGGCTTTCGTGGCACCAACGACACGGTTTACCGTGCCGAGGCGTGGGACTTCCTCATCGCAGGCGGCGC
This genomic interval from Verrucomicrobiota bacterium contains the following:
- a CDS encoding type II secretion system protein; the encoded protein is MNRRSLPSSRSSPFRIGTRGFTLIELLVVIAIIAILAGMLLPALGKAKAKGQAIRCLSNQKQWGLATMIYVDDSEDRFPLFADQFPATATTTYWYQKLAPYITKASDATVAGQGDAYAADIRKCPGGSVGPPPFARTTPGVPRKNWNSWIGVNYGLFGNPLTGPFYYGNEMKPLRAARIRHPADAMLFLESVSAHVYTPLSWGFDRDVNKDGMPDSHDGVYSTEAPFNNGRPTVHSQGANVTLLDGHVERLAFAKLWEWRRNKIVHSYWQIED